The genomic segment AGCTATTGTTAATTAAGGGCCTGTTTCTTTTCCAAGTCACTGAACTTGAGGTGGAATTCATTTGACAAGATGagccttttctcatttttatcATCTATTAAAAGAAACTGAGAATTGAGACCTGTTCGGTGGTGTTCTTGATGACAGATTGGCCGACCAGTGGTCTTTTCACTGGCTGCTGAAGGAGAGACTGGTGTGAGAAAAGTGCTTCAAATGCTGCGTGAGGAGTTTGAACTTACTATGGCGTTAAGTGGTTGCCGTTCCCTCAAGGAAATCACTCGTGCCCACATTGTAGCCGATTGGGACCATCCTCTCAATCGCCTAGCTCCAAGGTTATAGAAACATTCCCTGGATGTTCAGCAGCCCCATGCCTAATAACTTACTCTGGGAAGTTGAGAGCGTgcctttttatttaaagatgtCATTACCCTATTGATGGGTCTGCAAatcttttgaaaatttcaagCTTTTCTTATTGATGATGGACGGTTACAATCTTATGGCTACTGTGCTGCTTCACTGTATATTCTttgatcaaacaaaaaatattatatactaTAGTTTTCGCCTTCAAGTGCTGATATTAAATGCATCGTCTTCAAGTCGCTAGGCTCCAACAGTTTGGATGCCAGATTTCCAACATAAAGGAAAGCTAAGGCAGTTAACTCTGCTCCTTCAGATGTTTTTATCTTCTGAAACTTCGATGCGTAAGCATGCATTTGAAACAAGCGTGAGACATTCCCGCTGGGAGCTTCGCTTAATCCTAGCGAAACTCCTTCAGATTTTTAGCTGAATGATTTTTCAAATagattagtttaatttatattaaattattttcatcttatattttatatagattagtTGTATCTgtatggtttatatatatatatatatatataaatagaaattatttgTAATTAGCAACCATATTTAACTACtaggataaaataaattaaaatatataaaataaaaaaacagtcggtgtaaaatatttgtatgtgtgttttatttctattataaaaattagcttttcattttaatattttagtagtattaacaactcttttttaatttattatttgataaattttttattttattttataaagtataaataacatctttttatttctcaagtaaaaaaaaaaccataacacatgaaaacatatttactattaatttttttcatgttagagATTTACTTGAAATCTTAGCcgacataaataatatatttttattttttaattattttcattttcattttactttttatccaaatttaattatcaattatatcaatcttctttgacaatattaaaaaacttaattatcaatttttctcCCGGAAAATTTATGGATCCGGCACTCCTAGCAGACCCATCACAGATTTCTCTAAGAATGGTAAGACAGTATAAAAAAAACGATTAAttcataactatttttttaaaaaaggaattcattattaaaatagtaaaaaaaacaaagaaaaaggaaaataaaagttaaaaaatatctgCCATAGTCTAGTCTTGACAGGGTAACAGGTTGGTCCaagtgaattgttttttttttattattatttttcttcagaacaattttactttcaaaaattaattaattaattaattaattggataaTCTAAATTTAACCGGGCCGATACATGCCTTGTTTTAAAGGAAACCAACGTGGTTTAATCTTTGGTTTGGTCAATCCGTCTGGCCGGGCTGGTTTATAACACTGGTTTGAAATGAAACCAATACTATACAGTACAATCTCTAATAGGCCTATTTGATAGAACCCAGCCCACACCGATCATTTCTAGCTCCGCAAACTTCAATTTCAGCTACATCTCTGCAACAGCAAACTCCGTTGAAATTTGGTGGTaagctctctttctctctctgttgCTCGCTCGCTCGCTCCAATTTGTTCTCGATAAAATCAACTGAATCGATCTTTATCCGATTTTGTAATGATGATTAGAAGTGAAGAGAGAAGGATCAGATGGGGAAAAGAGGTAGGGCATGCGTGGTGGTATTGGGAGATATAGGCCGAAGCCCTCGAATGCAGTATCACGCTCTTTCCCTTGCTCGTCAGGCATCTCTTCAAGTTGACGTTGTTGCTTATGGAGGTACCTCTCCTTTTCATTtccattttcaaattattattatttttttgtgtgtttttttaataaatttgattcaaaCTTTCTGCAGGTTCTGAACCCCATATGGCATTGCGGGAGAATCAATCTATCCATATCCACAAAATGGTATTTATCACTCCAAAATGTTTCCTTCTCTTGCTTGAATATCTCTATCGCATCATAATacttttgattttaatgtttttttgcaGAAACAGTGGCCAACAATTCCGCAGGGGTTGCCGAAGATGTTTAAGCCATTCATGCTTTTACTTAAGCCGTTATTTCAGTTTCTTATGCTTCTTTGGTATTTGTGTGTCAAAATACCGCCACCCGATGTGTTCCTTGTGCAGGTCAGAACATGCCAGTACCATAATTCTTAGGACTTTCTTGTCTGCAGTGTAATGagttgtttaagaaaaaaaaaaaaaccttttgaatgCTGCCCATAAGACACATAGAAATTGTGGTATGAAAGTGCAATTTGCTGGAGAAAAGGTGAACTTTTGTCTAGGTTATGGAAAAAGTGGACGAGAGAAGGGGCAGGCTGTGTGTTAGTGGAATTGGTGGAGAGTCCTAGATGATAACCATCTCTCAGATAGGCCTCCGTGTGTCCTAACTTTTATTTGTCAAATTGTGTGATTAAATGCATATTGGAAACTCAGGCACTTAGCCCAGTCAAGTAGAGACTACAGAACAGTTATTGAGCCCATGCTTTGTTGCTGAGAACATGATAGAATTGCCTCATTTAAGTGACCATTATTAATTATTCAACCTGCAATCTTTTTTTGGTGGTAATACATTTATcctgtaaaatatatatagcattcTGTTGTTCTGGGCATTATAGCTGATATATGTATGTGTGCATGCTTATATTGTCTATGGATCTTTTTATTGGATTCCTCACAGATTAAGCCAAGACTTGTCTCATTATTGTTTTTGGCTTCTGCAGAATCCTCCGTCTGTTCCAACCCTGGTAGCTGTAAAATGGGCAAGCTGGTTGAGAAATGCCAAGTTTATTGTCGATTGGCATAATTTTGGTTATACTTTGCTAGCATTATCGCTCGGAAGAAATAGTCGATTTGTGACAGTATATCGTTGGTACTATTGATTGTCCTTTGCCCTGTGAATGATCAGTTTTGTTCGTTCTGTGACAGATGTCTTGGTTTTTCTTACCTGCTTAGGTTTGAGAGGCATTATGGGAAGATGGCTCATGGTTCCCTATGTGTAACAAGGGCTATGGAACATGAATTGACTCAAAACTGGGGAATTAAGTAAGATGGTCAGCTCAACATGCTCAGATTTTCTACATTCTGATTTGGactattttattatcatatctTTATGGGTTTATTACTCATCTTTTGTACATTAAACTGACAGAGCTGCAGTTCTATATGATCAGCCACCTGAGTTTTTTCATCCTGCCTCACTCGAGGAGAAACATAAGGTGAACCCATGTTTCATGCTAGGTTCTTCAGTCAGAAGACACTGAATTGTAAATTTATCATGGATCATTGTAGTTATTCTGCAGGTTAGGTAAACACATCAGTGAGTCCCAAGGTGTTCATGATTGTGCCAGCCATGGTAATGTCattgacaaaataaatttgtgatCTTATCTTTGTTGAGGTTCAGTTAGATCCAGATTTATTTGCTTAAGTTATACATTTTTTGCAGGAGCTGTGGGAATGGGTAGCCCTAATCTAAATGAGACTTTATTTACAACCATGGTTGCTGATGATATTTTCTTAAAGCCAAATAGGCCTGCTCTTGTTGTAAGCAGTACAAGCTGGTGAGttgttctgttttatttttcatgctcACGCTGATGAGCCATGTATGTGCCCCAATTGCTGAGTAATCTCAGATTATGGTGCCATTGACATATTCGGTGGTTCTTACAGTTTTCCTTCTCACTCAAACTGTATAATATTATTTCACTTACAGGTTGTCTTAAGTTTGTTATGTGAACATGGCTACTGTATTGCATCATTGTTAAATGATTTTTTCCCTTATATTTTGTTTGGATTGGCTGGAGGGATGAAAGGAAGTGGTTTAATTTCCTTCATTTGAGTGTTGAAATGATGGAAgtgaaaggagaagaaaagaagtaTCCTCCAAGTAGAGAGCACGGAAAACACAGAACTCTGTTCAAATTCCTTTAAATATACCCTATCATCAGTTCTATAATAACAAATCACTAATGAGAAATTCTTTATCCTATTAATCTAATTAGAAGCCCTGatatatgtcttttttttttccataccaAACTCAGGGTTTTCTATGTTTCCCTATATTTCACGATCCTAACCTTAAATCTCAACCATGCAGAGTAATAATTCTAGTTTACTCCACCTGATTAACTAGTTGACCTTGCATAGTGGAACACTCTCAAGTAATGCTGTGTTGCCTTTATGATAATTCAATTGAAAGTAAACTTACCAGAGCATATTAAAATGAGAGAATGGTTTGCAGGACAGCAGATGAAGATTTTGGCATTCTTCTTGAGGCAGCAGTTATGTATGATAGACGAGTTGCTGCTATTCTAAATGAAGA from the Populus nigra chromosome 1, ddPopNigr1.1, whole genome shotgun sequence genome contains:
- the LOC133689285 gene encoding UDP-glycosyltransferase TURAN isoform X2 — protein: MGKRGRACVVVLGDIGRSPRMQYHALSLARQASLQVDVVAYGGSEPHMALRENQSIHIHKMKQWPTIPQGLPKMFKPFMLLLKPLFQFLMLLWYLCVKIPPPDVFLVQNPPSVPTLVAVKWASWLRNAKFIVDWHNFGYTLLALSLGRNSRFVTVYRWFERHYGKMAHGSLCVTRAMEHELTQNWGIKAAVLYDQPPEFFHPASLEEKHKLFCRLGKHISESQGVHDCASHGAVGMGSPNLNETLFTTMVADDIFLKPNRPALVVSSTSWTADEDFGILLEAAVMYDRRVAAILNEDDSTVEVLWNEMSAGKQCLYPRLLFIITGKGPEKEKYEEKIRRLHLKRVAFRTMWLSAEDYPLLLGSADLGVCLHTSSSGLDLPMKVVDMFGCGLPVCAVAYSCIKELVKVEKNGLLFSSSSELADELLMLFKGFPEECDALKLLRNGVLEMGSSRWATEWEEHAKPLISEVISQNLG
- the LOC133689285 gene encoding UDP-glycosyltransferase TURAN isoform X1, with the translated sequence MGKRGRACVVVLGDIGRSPRMQYHALSLARQASLQVDVVAYGGSEPHMALRENQSIHIHKMKQWPTIPQGLPKMFKPFMLLLKPLFQFLMLLWYLCVKIPPPDVFLVQNPPSVPTLVAVKWASWLRNAKFIVDWHNFGYTLLALSLGRNSRFVTVYRWFERHYGKMAHGSLCVTRAMEHELTQNWGIKAAVLYDQPPEFFHPASLEEKHKLFCRLGKHISESQGVHDCASHGAVGMGSPNLNETLFTTMVADDIFLKPNRPALVVSSTSWTADEDFGILLEAAVMYDRRVAAILNEDDSTVEVLWNEMSAGKQCLYPRLLFIITGKGPEKEKYEEKIRRLHLKRVAFRTMWLSAEDYPLLLGSADLGVCLHTSSSGLDLPMKVVDMFGCGLPVCAVAYSCIKELVKVEKNGLLFSSSSELADELLMLFKGFPEECDALKLLRNGVLEMGSSRWATEWEEHAKPLISEASLLFSVQLSISAL